The Plasmodium vivax chromosome 13, whole genome shotgun sequence nucleotide sequence TGTTCGCCATTGTTCTATTCGAACGTTGGAAGGAGGGTGAGAAGATTGGTTGAAAGGCTGGTGAGAGATCTATTGACCGATCGATTGATTGCATACGCTTGTGCGTAGctctttttctctcccccttccttccccctttgtcgGTTATTCAACCCATTTGTATGTAAAAACGTAAAAGCCAGCCACGGACCACACCCCACTGGGTGTAATTGTCGtttgccaaaatggtgaacatatccatttcttccttccttccttccttccttcctttcttttttttttttttttttttgcaaaggagAGTAACCTAACCTGCGTCCCCACATTGTATGCGCTGTGGGGCCATCTTACATGGCGGTAAAATGAAAGTAAAAACATAAGTTTTACCCGAAGGGTGATGAGCTGCTAAATTTTGTGATTTGCCTCCTGGGGAGGAaagcttcctctttttacaTTCCTTGCTATCTAgatagctagctagctagctttttttttttttttttttttttaaatgcgaaATTTTTGatccatttttacctgacccgttcaggaaaaaaaaaaaataaaataaaatattctccTGTTTGCCGAAATGCACacccattttgcgttttaAAATTGGGCGAAGCTGGCAAGCGCGGGAGTGCCCCATCAGGGTGGTCCTCGCGCACCGAGGAAAATGCGTCCAGTTTGGCATAGGAAGATAGGGTGCTTTTTAAAAGGCGCTTTGCGGAAAGAAGGCGGTAAGACACGCTATAGCACTGGGCCACGGGACGATGAGCGGAAGGCCGAAATGGGGCAAGCTGAGCGCGCGAGCGAGCTAAACGGATCGATAGGAAACCCCGCGGGAGAATCCTTTGGAACCCTTTGCTATCCTTTGCGCGCTTTcctcgccatttttttccccccccctgacTGCTCACATTTTTCGAATTCTCGGCCATAGGAAGTGGGGAGGGGTGAAGCCGAACTGCGGATTGGCACTGCTGATTCGTACTGCTGATTCGCACCGCTAATTCGCGCTGCCGCCGCTAGCCCCTCATCAGCCCTGCTGCACCTCTTCACGGTACCCCAGCGTGTCTTTCCCGTCTCCGCTAACGTCTAACAGTCGATTTCGAAATTTAAAAGGAAGATGAGCGAATGGCTGGGCGTCAGCGGGTACCGAAATGGTgcgaaaatggggaagcagaagtgagggaggaggaagtggaagaagtgtGCCCGCAATTGGCTCAAAAAATAGCGACATTTCTACATTTCtttatcgaaaaaaaaaaaaaaaaaatcgctcccatttatttgcataaaCGCGTGTGCGGTGTGGCAAATGAAATGTAAAGCGCTCGGAGGTgtaagcgaaaaaaaaaaaaaaaaaaaaacacacgaAATGTGAACATACGAATGTGAACATGCGAACATGTAGAAATTAAACGaagaaagaataaaaaagtgaaaaggttAACACCTATGCATGCACTTGCTCGTGAGCATACACACACGCTCCTCCCATTTACCGCTCGCGCCCAGTTTTAAGAaccattttgcgaaaaggAACACTCGGCGAATCGGTATCCCgcgggaaagaaaaaaaaaaaaaaaagagcaagtGCGTGTAAATGCGCTAAAGTGTGCGGAAATTTGCGGAAATAAAGGGGCATTCCCCCGCGCAACTTCCGTGACTGCTTGTGCCTTTTCATGATAGCCCTTAATtggtcataaaaaaaaacgaatgaacgCTCCTACATAGGGGCCACcgcaaaatgtgaagaaatgCGCAGTCACCTGAGCAGTGAATGAAGTAGAATTAATCGCGTCCAGCTGCAGAAGTGACCATACACCCCGCCAGCAATGCTGCAATGCTGCACTGTTTTCATAACGCATGGGGAGAGGCACCTAAAACATTCGCTTATttctacaaatttttttttcccctcaatTATTCCTACGGCTAGGTATAACTTACGGGGGGGGCATAAAGAGAAGGCCCATTTTTCGCCTCGCGATTTTTTcagtttccccctttgtgaCTGCCTTTGTCTTAGCGCGCGCATGTGCTGCGTTGCTACTCTGCCGCTACTCCGCTGCTCCGCCGCCACCATGCTGCATTGATGCATGCAGGGCGAAGCGCTTTCCCCATGTGACAATCGCGCGAAAGTGACCTGCACATGTGCAGTGGCCACACGCGTGAGCACACCTGCAGCggaaggcaatttttttttctaatcgGAAACACACCCGACATACGCACCCCGCGCGAGGATTTCCCTAcccggaaaaaaaaaaaaaaaaaaaaaagaaaacattgAAGTGGCGAAGTGATGAGCAAGTGAACGAACGGAAGAGCGAAGTATTTTCCCGCCTATCACACAACTCTCCGTGTTGGGgtgtggaaaaaagaagaagaggaggaagaggaggaagaagaggaagaggaagaaactCTCTGCACACCCCTCGCGAGTGTGCAGGTGAACGTTACACTGCTTGACTCATTTTATGATCCTCTCGGAGGGGACACAAGCCACGCAAATAGCCGCTTAGAACAAATTACggacgcggggggggaggaacctCTTGGAAAATAACGCTCAGGATAAGCCTACAGATCTCCACTCGAGTgtacgtgtttttttttttttttttttttttgttgttcgTTGTTGTGCGTCCCCGCGCGTGTGCGCTTGGGTACCGACCGACGAAAAACGCTTCCCCCACAACGTCCTGCTCGTGTAGACGCAGCGGCTAGCCGGTGCAACCGTTGGGCATTTCCCCCCGCTGCACTACCGCGTTGATTTACCGCTTTGTTGCTTTGCCGCATTGCCGCTTTATGcttgccgctttcccccccccgaaaTGGCCGGCAGCCTGGGGAACTCGGACGAGCTGCTGAAAGAGCTGGACCTGCAAAACTACGTGAGCTTCGTGAAGAGgtgctttaaaaatggaataaaaaaagaggaagaggacatCTGCGCACAGGACTTGAGGAACCTGGCCAAGTGTCTCCCCAGGGTCTCCGGCGTGTGGTACGATTTGCACAAAAACAGCTGGGAAGCCAGGTGGGCAGAAGGGACCAAATCAGCCAGGAAATACTACTCGGTGCAAAAGTTTGGATTTCATGAAGCGAGGAAACTAGCCATCAAAACCATCAAGACGAAGGAAAtcaattacatatataatagtaTAAACGAGGATTTTAATAAACCACTCAAGTGGAATTTAAACAGTGAATTCCTAGAGATGAATCATGACCCtattattaatttgaaaaggaaatatagGTCCCCTAGTTGTAAGGTCAGGGAGAAGAAGATTAAAAAGGACCCCATCCATGGGAACGTTGTGggtaggaaaaataaaggggaaaagaaaagcgcCGCTCAGACGAGGGGGGTGAGGAGGGGGCACGCCCACTACAGCTCTGCCGCGAGCTGCAGCGCCTCGCCGAAAAGTGGAACCCACAAGTTGGAGCAGCAGCATGGCATATGGAGGGGCAagcaggaggggaagaaagcaccaaatggggagctcacaccaaatggggagctcacaccaaatggggagctctcaccaaatggggagctctcaccaaatgggctgctcccaccaaatggggagctctcaccaaatgggctgctcccaccaaatggggagctctcaccaaatgggctgctcccaccaaatggggagctctcaccaaatgggctgctcccaccaaatggggagctcTCACCAAATGGGCTGCTCCCACCAAATGGGCTGCTCCCACCAAATGGGCTGCTcccaccaaatggggagctcTCACCAAATGGGCTGCTCCCTCTAAACGGGTTACACCCTCATAGCACCTCCAACAACGAGGGGGAAGGCCACAGTGACGCTTCGCACTTCTTAGACGGCACCCCTTCCAAGCGGAGAAGCGACCAAGGAATGGGCGACCCTACTAGCCAGCACGTCGTAGAAGGTGGTCTCCCCAATACTCTCCTAAACGGGAAGGAAACATCCACCAGCATCGAAATGGCGCTATCTACAGAGGGAACCCCCCAGccttttgttcattttgatgAGGACAATGGGAAGTGCCTAAGTGAGGAAGACCCTTTGGAGAAGGAGGACCTATGCACCGTcaacgaaaaggggaagaatccCTCCCGTACGGACAGTCTCAACGGTCACATCAACGGGGTGAACGATTATCCCTCACTCCCCATACGTACCCCCAGCGACTGCCTTAAAATGGAGGAGAGCCATTCGACCAAACCAGGTGGCGATAGAGCGCCAAAGGAGGGGAACACACTCCACAAACATAcacttcgcaaaaaaaaccCCAACTGCAATAGGGAGGTGaacgggaaggaaaaaacaaacgtgGTGAAGTTCCCAGGCAGCAAAATCCTGAGCTACATGAGGCAACACAACAAGGCGAAGAACAAAAGCGCCCTGTATGTTAAACAAAGTGGGCTCCTAAAAATGGACTTGAAACAGCCACCTAGTAAGATGCTCAGCAGGGAACATGGCTCCGGGTGGAACCGaaagaatttgaagaaaaaaaatttggtaaATGAGAAAAGGACAGGCATAAATGGGGGGGCCCTTTTcgttaaaaaggttaaaagTTGTAATCAcgcggaggggaagaagtgcagGGGCTGCGACTTCAGGAGGAGGCAGCTGAGGGGCCTGCGCGGCCACGGCTCACTCTTCATTTCGAGCATGCTC carries:
- a CDS encoding hypothetical protein, conserved (encoded by transcript PVX_085085A), translated to MAGSLGNSDELLKELDLQNYVSFVKRCFKNGIKKEEEDICAQDLRNLAKCLPRVSGVWYDLHKNSWEARWAEGTKSARKYYSVQKFGFHEARKLAIKTIKTKEINYIYNSINEDFNKPLKWNLNSEFLEMNHDPIINLKRKYRSPSCKVREKKIKKDPIHGNVVGRKNKGEKKSAAQTRGVRRGHAHYSSAASCSASPKSGTHKLEQQHGIWRGKQEGKKAPNGELTPNGELTPNGELSPNGELSPNGLLPPNGELSPNGLLPPNGELSPNGLLPPNGELSPNGLLPPNGELSPNGLLPPNGLLPPNGLLPPNGELSPNGLLPLNGLHPHSTSNNEGEGHSDASHFLDGTPSKRRSDQGMGDPTSQHVVEGGLPNTLLNGKETSTSIEMALSTEGTPQPFVHFDEDNGKCLSEEDPLEKEDLCTVNEKGKNPSRTDSLNGHINGVNDYPSLPIRTPSDCLKMEESHSTKPGGDRAPKEGNTLHKHTLRKKNPNCNREVNGKEKTNVVKFPGSKILSYMRQHNKAKNKSALYVKQSGLLKMDLKQPPSKMLSREHGSGWNRKNLKKKNLVNEKRTGINGGALFVKKVKSCNHAEGKKCRGCDFRRRQLRGLRGHGSLFISSMLPNGGETSNGEEPPNVDLTDQLGTGEAFPTDGEVDARKGDEGGKQTGRQPGEQTVKQSGPLKEEAHMEGTKTEYPQTEYPQMEYPQMEHPQMEHPQMEHPQTERTPVSAPRGEKAQQVKCCVEINLKEVIHSDTLSIFKNAINLLLNDLKCKCVPHLDKQFLNILEIIDNHISYVNSMLSEHILITYVHLFDICVSNNILPSQLDQNVQKVFCNALIAFHILLFNFLRDRRG